One Danio rerio strain Tuebingen ecotype United States chromosome 9, GRCz12tu, whole genome shotgun sequence genomic region harbors:
- the kctd4 gene encoding BTB/POZ domain-containing protein KCTD4 — MEWNLRRMESELRQINPDLLQPSKSFKKPSSGTITINVGGYLYAAQRHTLAKHPGSLLEEMVTGKKPVLHVDSMGNTFIDRDGPIFRHILNFLRLGELVLPEDFKETELLRREANFYRLSELAQALQDWEQQQATQREPAFLEVTDSHERSQGLRVYCSDNTFIEKVKNRLVQISKSRLDGFPEEFEVSSNIIQFRHFIKSEQGSRLVLKQDSTFLCTLECLKLETVMLALKGGFRLITSLDSSRGSVVQCEALHFVK; from the coding sequence ATGGAATGGAACCTCAGAAGGATGGAGAGCGAACTGAGACAGATCAATCCGGACCTGCTGCAGCCCAGCAAGAGCTTTAAGAAACCCTCCTCTGGCACCATCACCATCAACGTGGGGGGGTACCTGTACGCAGCCCAGAGGCACACCCTTGCCAAACACCCCGGCTCCCTGCTGGAAGAAATGGTGACTGGGAAAAAGCCAGTGCTGCACGTGGACTCCATGGGCAACACTTTCATTGACCGGGACGGCCCTATCTTCCGTCACATATTAAACTTCTTGCGCTTGGGCGAGTTAGTGCTGCCCGAAGACTTCAAGGAAACCGAACTTCTCCGCAGAGAAGCCAACTTCTACCGCTTGAGCGAACTAGCCCAAGCCCTGCAGGACTGGGAGCAGCAGCAGGCCACACAGCGCGAACCTGCCTTCCTGGAGGTGACGGACAGCCACGAGCGCTCACAGGGTCTGAGAGTCTACTGCAGCGACAACACCTTCATCGAGAAGGTCAAGAACCGGCTGGTACAGATCTCGAAGAGTCGCCTGGACGGCTTTCCAGAGGAGTTCGAAGTGTCATCCAACATCATCCAGTTTCGACATTTCATCAAGTCGGAGCAGGGCTCTCGGCTTGTGCTGAAGCAGGACAGCACGTTTTTGTGTACACTAGAGTGTCTGAAGCTGGAGACGGTGATGCTGGCTCTCAAGGGAGGCTTTCGTCTGATCACCAGCCTGGACAGCAGTCGAGGATCAGTGGTCCAGTGCGAGGCTCTGCATTTTGTCAAGTGA